DNA sequence from the Acinonyx jubatus isolate Ajub_Pintada_27869175 chromosome A3, VMU_Ajub_asm_v1.0, whole genome shotgun sequence genome:
agaaagaactttaaaaaaaaagtttctgctaTCCTTTGGTGACAAAACCActtgattttaaatttacatttttccatttcttctaatgTTGACTTTTAGGTTATTGAAGGAGACAGTGTGACTGTCAGTGTTAGAGTcgtaaaataatttgtaaagtgTGATaatctgcttttgattttttttaaaggaacaaaaataagccaaattgcatattttttatttgttttgttaattacTGCGGTATCACAGCTTTTTCTATTACTCTGTTATCTCCAGGCTTTTCCAGGATTAAGAATTGGGAAGCTGAAAGACACCTTTCCTTTTAAATccaaatattctctttctttcctcctactTTCTTTTCTACTCAAACTGCTTCTTCAAGATTGTGGATAAAATTCAATACATTGCAGAATAGGAAGGGAGGATACTGAATTTTTACAAGTGGTTTATCTGTAAGCTGTAGGTTGCCAGATGAGTGGAGTATAGCAGTTGGTAAGTGAAGTCAGGAAGATTAGTACTTAAAGATTTTTGAACTAATTTTAATGTGTTACACAAATGTCCTGATTTCAACTTCAGAGTAGTTGAGTACAGATATGTTTCAACAATACAGAACATATCTTCCCTTTGTAGTACTTGAGCCAGTGCCTGAATTAGTTGTAGTAAGGAGACCAAAGTCGGTGTCATAATGACATTAGGTTGATGCGTGGGAAAAAGAAACCAGAGTTTAATTGAGAgggtttgtttcctttcccatgAGATCTGAGTATTCTGTCTGAAAGGAAATGGCGAGTGAGGACTAGCTTGACTAGTGGTGCTGTGAGTGCCATGAAAGGGCCAGAGACCTTACCACTACCAGCATTGTTTGCCTCACCACTTTAGCAGGGCAAGGGAGGGCAGATTCCTGACCCGCATCACTGAAATTTCCAAcgataagggggggggggggggggatgtgtaTGGGAACTGCCTGTTTTGTTCGCACATACCACCTAACTTAGTGTTCTCTCTTCCTATTTTGTCTTTAGATCTTATAATCAATGGATAAAGTGGGGAAGATGTGGAATAACTTCAAATACAGGTGTCAAAATCTCTTCGGTCATGAGGGAGGGAGCCGTAGTGAAAATGTGGACATGAACTCCAACAGATATCTGTCTGTTAAAGAGAGAAACATCAGTATAGGAGACTCAGCTCCTCAGCAACAAAGCAGTCCCTTAAGAGAAAATGTTGCCTTACAACTGGGATTAAGCCCTTCAAAGAATTCTTCAAGGAGAAACCCTAACTGTGCCACTGAAATTCCTCAGATTGTTGAAATAAGCATTGAAAAGGATAATGATTCATGTGTCACCCCAGGAACAAGACTGGCAAGAAGAGATTCCTACTCTCGGCATGCCCCATGGGGTGGGAAGAAAAAACATTCCTGTTCTACAAAGACACAGAGTTCATTGGATACTGATAAAAAGTTTGGTAGAACTCGAAGCGGACTTCAAAGGAGAGAGAGGCGGTATGGCGTAAGCTCGGTGCACGATATGGATGGCATGTCCAGCAGAACTGTGGGAAGTCGCTCTCTGAGACAGAGGTTGCAGGATACGGTGGGCTTGTGTTTTCCCATGCGAACTTACAGCAAGCAGTCAAAACCCCTCttctctaataaaagaaaaatacaccttTCTGAATTAATGCTTGAGAAATGCCCTTTTCCTGCCGGCTCAGATTTAGCCCAAAAATGGCATTTGATTAAACAGCATACAGCCCCTGTGAGCCCACACTCAACATTTTTTGATACATTTGATCCATCCTTGGTTTCTACAGAAGATGAAGAAGATAGACTTCGAGAGAGAAGACGGCTTAGTATTGAAGAGGGGGTTGACCCTCCTCCTAACGCACAAATACATACATTTGAAGCCACCGCACAGGTTAATCCGTTATATAAACTGGGACCAAAGTTAGCTCCTGGAATGACCGAAGTAAGTGGGGACAATACTGCAATTCCACAAGTTAATTGTGACTCAGAAGAGGACACTACTACCCTGTGTCTACAGTCTCGGAGGCAGAAGCAACGTCAGGTGTCTGGAGATAGCCATGCCCACGTTAGCAGACAGGGAGCTTGGAAAGTCCATACACAGATTGATTACATACACTGCCTCGTGCCTGATTTGCTTCAGATTACAGGGAATCCCTGTTACTGGGGAGTGATGGACCGTTACGAAGCAGAAGCCCTCCTTGAAGGAAAACCTGAAGGCACATTCTTGCTCAGGGACTCTGCGCAAGAGGACTACCTCTTCTCTGTGAGCTTCCGGCGCTACAACAGGTCCCTGCACGCCCGGATTGAACAGTGGAACCACAACTTTAGTTTTGATGCCCATGACCCATGTGTATTTCACTCCTCCACTGTAACAGGACTCTTAGAACATTATAAAGATCCCAGTTCTTGCATGTTTTTTGAACCATTGCTTACTATCTCACTAAACAGGACTTTCCCTTTTAGCCTGCAGTATATCTGCCGTGCAGTAATCTGTAGATGCACTACATATGATGGAATTGATGGGCTCCCTTTACCGTcaatgttgcaggattttttgAAAGAGTATCATTATAAGCAAAAAGTTAGAGTTCGCTGGTTAGAACGAGAACCGGTCAAGGCAAAGTAAACTCTCCTGCCCCCAAAGGGCATTAACTAGATCTGCTTTTAGGTGCATCAGACAGTACACCTATAGCAAGCACACGTATCAGTGTTAGGTTTTTTCAGTACAGTATGTAGGCTTAGTGTTAGTATCTGTCAGATGCAGTCTGCTGTTAGTCAGGTAAACGTGGTGCCTGTTGAGACAACAGAAGACAGCTACAGGTGTTCAGTGAGGCTACAAAAACACTTTGTCGATTGAGCTAACGGTTTGGTTTTTAATGACTGTAGTAATTGAGTGAGGCAACTCTGGGGCATTTGCtatgaagaattttatttcttactgaagaacaaattattaatattggATGAGTATTTCAACAGTGTGACTAATGtttgaaattgttattttttctaagaatttttctatAACCTTCCAAAAGTAGTGATGTTTGTAGTTACTATAAATCAAGCTTTGGAAGtccaaaaaataaagactgccttcctttgagaaaaaaaaatgcaattttctgGCCACAAGGGCATAGTGCAGTTCACTTAAGTGTTGATGTAGTTTATAGTCAGTCCCCTGTCTCTTCTGCAAAAGGTACTGTTAAATAAACCAGGTTTTCTAAATAGTTCTTAAAATTTCAGGCTTACAAAGTTGGtagtgaattttatttaaaggccttaggtgtttttttttagtgAGTGCTTTAACTTAAAACACATTGGGAATAGCTGCAGTGTAGtcctgtgtgtgatttttttttaagttaatacaCGCATTCTAATCATTCATTAGTTAAAGTTGGATCTTTCTGTGCCCATGATGAGTTTGTGAACCATGAAGGAAATGAGACTAGAAGATGCCCAACCAAGTCAGATAACAATAGCTACAGTGGTTGCTGATGTTGACATTATTGTTAAACTGTAATGAACAGTTTGGATGGCAGTATTTATATCTTTGTTGTAAACTCTCGTAGCTGAATTGCTTAAGTACAATTTATAGAATTTCAGTGCAGTTAATTTCTAATGGAAAATCTGAAACCTACATTGCAGATTTAAAAGGTACTGTACAACCATTGTATCTGTAAATAACTTTACTTAGCACCTTTTTGTCACTTAGAATAGTATGCAATACTACTTGAGTGAGCTATTTTGGAAGTAATACCAAGTTCTAGTGTTTGCTTCTTAGTAATGAACTGAATTTACAGTTCTGTCCTAGACATTTTGCACTAGTCGAATCCATTCTTGTGTCTTTTTGTTCATGTGCTCTGTACCACTGGTGAGTGCTCCTTGGTTTCCTTACCTGCTGCTACAGAAAGTTCTTTTACATCCTGATGGCTATTGCCAAggctacaaaaaaagaaaagctatattTGTATGCAACACTAACCCTTTGACTGCTAATGTGCGTTTCTGCTTGCTGTGCCTTGTTATGGCTGCTTTTTTGTGCTAATAAAGTACGTTTGGTGTTCTCCTTGTATATCTGCTGTTTTATACATTTGCAACAATTTCTCTTATAAATGCAATGGTATTGGGGTTTTTAAACAAGCATTACCTGACAACCTACTATAGTTAATGCAGAATTACTGTACAGTCTAATATTGACTTATTCTGAGTAAGCAGATTCTAAATTTAATGCTATTCATCTTTCCAATCATAATCACATACACTGTGGAGCAGTATCTATAGTTACTGCACATTACTGTACAGTTTAGATTATAACacaaaatgaacagagaaatATTGACTAACCTATTGATTTCTCTGCTTATAAATGAAAGATTGAAGCTATCAATGACGGTTATAATAAATGAAGATCTTTAGTCTCCCACTTTATCAGAAACAAATGAAGTCTTGTGAACTAAGAATATATCAGTGCCATTTATTGGTTTGGGGACCATTTTTATTAGTCATAAATGCCCAAAATGTAGAACTTTAACCAAAGACTTgtccatttttaaagcaaaatgggGATTGAGGGGACTTATAATTCCTGTTATTTCTAATAGAAGTCCCTGAAGAACATATACCAAAGTGTTCGAGAACGTCATCCAAACCTACTTTAAAGCATTATGTGCAATTAAGTTGTTACGACATAATTATATTGCATAACTGTTGGGTCCGTTTTCTTGAACTTATAATGTATCTGGAAAATAatctcttggaaaagaaaaaagtccttacTGATTATTGGAGAAAGATTATATATGCAAGCAAGATCTTGTTTTAAAGAGGAAACTTGAAACTCCAAGAAAACACTTGATGTTTTATATGCTTGTAGCAAATTGATGTTCTAATTGtagttttatagaaaatattaatgcTTTTATGTATTTCAGAACTTTCATATGTTAAatggaaattgttttaaatgtgtaaatatttgagTTTTATGTGAGCATGTATACACTGTGCTAAAAGTCACATGTTCCAGTTTGTGTGTAATATTAATATGCAacctttggtttaaaatttttttcttaaaaaattagtggcttacattttaaaaaagaaaaatcaccagcATGAAATTGCACCTTAGTCTATATTCACTGTGTCTTTTTCTGAATCCCACTGTAGCCTGTCaactaaatttttgttttcatggtcTTTTTGAAGTGCATTTTAATACAAACCAGGAAATTCTTTAGAAGTTTGGACACATCTTCATAGTAAAGTAATTAACCCAAGGAAAGGTTGGTCTGATTCCTAtccattctcattcattcattcattcattctctctgtgtatgcatatacatatacacacatacacacgtggatgtatacacatacgtatatacgTTTATGATGTTAATATTACTTTAAACAATAATATTGCCATCTGATTTAACATCATTTAGAGGCCTTAttcttgtgtatatatatacacatatatagtatgtgtgtatatatatacacatactatcCTTGTACCATTCAAATTTGATTATCCACACCTAAAGTTTAGTCTTGCTGATACAGCCTTATTTGTAATACAGTCCCCTTACAACAAGAAAAAGCATGCATCAGTTATTTTCTGGCTAAACacagtaaaaaatttttgaaaaaggaacagCTTGGTTTAAATACAGTTATTAAGAGtcattattaaatttatatttcttcaacAAAAACTGAGCCCAAATAATCCTACTCCACAAACTGTTCTGTGTTCTTA
Encoded proteins:
- the SOCS5 gene encoding suppressor of cytokine signaling 5, with amino-acid sequence MDKVGKMWNNFKYRCQNLFGHEGGSRSENVDMNSNRYLSVKERNISIGDSAPQQQSSPLRENVALQLGLSPSKNSSRRNPNCATEIPQIVEISIEKDNDSCVTPGTRLARRDSYSRHAPWGGKKKHSCSTKTQSSLDTDKKFGRTRSGLQRRERRYGVSSVHDMDGMSSRTVGSRSLRQRLQDTVGLCFPMRTYSKQSKPLFSNKRKIHLSELMLEKCPFPAGSDLAQKWHLIKQHTAPVSPHSTFFDTFDPSLVSTEDEEDRLRERRRLSIEEGVDPPPNAQIHTFEATAQVNPLYKLGPKLAPGMTEVSGDNTAIPQVNCDSEEDTTTLCLQSRRQKQRQVSGDSHAHVSRQGAWKVHTQIDYIHCLVPDLLQITGNPCYWGVMDRYEAEALLEGKPEGTFLLRDSAQEDYLFSVSFRRYNRSLHARIEQWNHNFSFDAHDPCVFHSSTVTGLLEHYKDPSSCMFFEPLLTISLNRTFPFSLQYICRAVICRCTTYDGIDGLPLPSMLQDFLKEYHYKQKVRVRWLEREPVKAK